Proteins from a genomic interval of Chloroflexota bacterium:
- a CDS encoding type II toxin-antitoxin system VapB family antitoxin: MRTNVVLDDELVAEAMRLTGIKTKRQVIDEALRTLVRIKRQRELLTLEGAVHWEGDLDEMRTSRFIADDDDKVDYDVDAD, from the coding sequence ATGCGAACCAACGTTGTTTTAGACGATGAATTGGTGGCCGAAGCCATGCGCTTAACCGGTATCAAGACCAAGCGGCAGGTTATTGACGAGGCGTTACGAACCCTGGTGCGCATCAAACGCCAGAGAGAACTCTTGACCCTGGAGGGTGCTGTCCACTGGGAAGGTGATCTGGACGAGATGCGGACATCGCGGTTCATCGCCGATGACGATGACAAGGTTGACTACGATGTCGACGCTGATTGA